GCGATAAAAAACACTTATTCGTCATCTTTCTTTCAATGTTAAACTATTTTGCAATTAAAGGTGTAATTTATTTACACCTTCTGCTTACTTCATCCTATTGGTCTATAGAATTGGATAACAAATGGTTCAAATGTTTCCACTCTGCGCGATTCGTTCCATATAAGAATCTAACTCTCAAATTCTCTTGAGTTTATGTCTGAGGGCTTTAGTGCGTTTCGATTGTGGAAGTATTGGGATGGAAGGAACGTTCCGAGTTTAAGTTTAGAAAATTTAACGAAATATTATCATCAATACAAAAATTTTGATGAAGTGTGGTATAAACGTTCCAGTAAAATGCAATTTTCTATTGCCAAAGCAATTTTTTTCCCTTAAAGTATTGATTGTACGTAACCTTTGGGTTTCGATCGAAAATAAAAGAGCTTTTCTTCAATTTTACTCGTCTTGTATATTAAACAAGATTAGCAGAGTTTCTTTTTGGTCGAAATGATAAAAAAAAGTTGCATGTAGTAATAACCATTTTGTTATTTAATTTTGCCCTGATTGAATTTAAGCGTGAGAGATCATGGGGATTCTTCCTCCCTGGAGATGATGAGTATGGAAAACGCGATTAAGCGCGTAGAAATGTCTCAATCTACGGATGCTTCAAACGGGCAGCACTTTGAAATTCATGCGCAAACGTTGGCGCAAATGGAAAAACTCGCGGCGATTGGTCAACTGTCGTCAAGCGTAGCGCATGAAATGCGCAACTTGCTTGGCGTGATCCGCAACGCTGCGTTTAACATAGACCGGGCCTTGCCTGATTGCGACCCCTCCTTACAGCGAAACCTCGATATGATTAATCGAAGCGTAGGGCGGGCGAGACAGTTTATTGATAACCTTCTTAACTTGTCGAGAATGCCAGCGGGCGCTGAAGAAGTGATCGACATCGGCGCCGCTGTGGGTGAATTGTTGGTGTTGTTTTATAAAGAAATGGAATGGCGCAACATTGAACTGGTTCGTCATTACGAAACGCTTTGCATCTTTCATATCGACCGCAACCGCTTGCAAGAATGCATCCTCAATTTAGTCATCAACGCGATCCAAAGTATGGACCACGACGGCATTCTGACCGTCCGGGTTGAGCCTTGGCGTAAAGGCGTACGCATTCAGATCGAAGATACAGGCTGCGGCATCGCTCCCGAGATGTTGTCGGATATTTTTAACCGCTTCTTTACCACCAAGGCCAACGGCGAAGGCACCGGACTGGGGCTGACCATTTCAAAAACGCTTGCCCATGAAATGGGTGGCGAGATTCATGTCGAAAGTACGATTGGCGAAGGCAGCGTGTTTACCATTTTGCTGCCGCTGCTTTCCGCCGCCAGTCATGCGGGGCCTGAACCCATCAAGGCGCCGTCTTTGGTTAAAGTGAAATAATGGAGCGCAACCCCGGATGAACACGGCTACGTTAAATTCTTCTCTTCGCGTCTTGGTTGTCGATGACGAGCCAGACATGGTGACAACGCTCACCCAATTGCTGCAACAAGATGGGTGCAGCGTTGATACGGCTTGCAGTGCGCAGGAAGCATTGACCTTTCTCGACACGCAAGGCTATGACTTGGTATTGAGTGATTTGTCTATGCCGGGCATGGATGGCGTTGAACTCCTGCGTGAAGTCAAAACCCGCAACGCCGCCGCCGAGGTGGTGATTATTACCGGGTATGGAACCATCCACAGCGCCGTCGAAGCCATGCGGGTGGGCGCGTTTAATTATTTAATCAAACCAGTCGAACCGGAAGAAATTTTGGCCGCCGCTGAACGCGTACGTCGCCGTCTTTTCGTTGAACCCAGCGAAGGCGTGAGCGCAAGCGATGGGTTCCGTTTTCATAAATTGATTGGTCGTTCGCCGCGCATGCGCAAAATTTTTTCGCTGATTCCAAAAGTCGCGCGGATGCACGGGTCGGTGTTGATTCAGGGCGAAAGCGGCGCGGGTAAAGAACTGGTCGCGCAGGCGATTCATGTTTGCAGTCCGCGTTCTAAAAAACGGTTTGTGCCCATCGACTGCGGTGCGCTGACGGAGACGCTGCTCGAAAGCGAATTGTTTGGACACAAGCAAGGTTCGTTTACCGGTTCGACGTCTGATCGCGTGGGCATGATCGAGTCGGCGCACGGCGGTACATTGCTGTTGGATGAAATCGGCAACTCGACCGCGCATTTGCAGTCGCGTTTATTACGCGTCATCGAAGAAAAAATGGTGCGTCGTATTGGCGAGAACAGTTCGATCTCCGTCGATGTTCGCATTTTGGCCGCATCGAACATTGACCTGTGTGATATGGTCGAGAAGGGAAACTTTCGCGAAGATTTATATTACCGCCTCTGCGGATTTGTGATCGACATCCCGCCGTTGCGCGAACGCAAAGAAGACATCCCGTTGTTGGTGCAGCACTTTATCGAAACCAACGCTGAACTGTATGACAAAATTCCGACGGCGTTCAGTGCGGAAGCGATGGACGCGTTAATGCAATATCAATGGCCCGGCAATGTACGCGAACTGCGCGTGGTGGTTGATCGCGCGGTCGCGTTGGCGGAGGGGCCGATTATAGATAAGAAGGATTTGATTTTTAGTCGTTCGTTTCGTACCAGCGCCCCTCCGGCGAGCGGCATGAATGACTTCGCGCCTGTAATTGAAACGCCGTTCTATGACGCGGTGGAAACCTATGAACGGCGCTATCTGGAAGAACTGTTAGAACGAACCAACGGCAATATCTCGCAGGCTTCGCAACTATCAGGCGCCAGCCGAAAAACGATTCGTGAAAAAGGCCGCAAGTTTGGGTTGCTCTAACCGGGGCGGTCGTTCATCAAAAAAAGCCAACAAAAAAACAGGGACGCTGCAATCGGCGCCCCTGTTCTTGTTTCGTATGGTTTTGCTGTGATTAAATTTTGTGCATGGGCAGTTTCCACGGCGCGCGGTATTCGCGTTGGAACTGCGGGCAATCCATCGCCGACGGTTCGTTGGTGATGACCTCGCGGTCTGCGTCCCACTCGAGTTTCATGCCGGTGCGGAACGAAATGTTGGCGAGGTGACAAAGCGCCGTAGTTTTGTGCATCGACTCGATGTCAGAGCGCGGCTTATTGCGCGTCTTCATGCAATCAATAAAGTTGGCCTGATGGCTCTCTTTGATTTCGTTGATAGTTTCCGGTTTCTTGTCGCCCAGGCGGTCGCCTTCGGGGAAGACTTCCCACTTGCCGCGATTGACGCCGAACTGTCCGTTGCGCCCGATCCATTCCGCGCCGTGTCCGGCGGAGAAGCCGTCGACGCCGCGTCCGTTGCCCCAGCGCACTTCCCAATGTAAAACAAAACTGGGGAACTTAAAGATCGCGACTTGCGTATCGGGGGTGTCGCGTCCGTCTTTGATGAAGAAGTTATCGCCGAATGATGACACTTCGAGCGGGTCCCATTCGCCCATCGCGAGGCAGACGATGTCCATCATGTGGACGCCCCAGTCAGCCGTCTGTCCGCCGGCGAAATCAAACCACCAGCGCCAGTCCCAGTGGAAGCGGTTCGATTGGAACAGCGAGAAGGGGGCGGGTCCGAGCCACATATCGTAATCGACGCCTTCGGGCGCCTGGCTTGGGTAATGGAAACCCATGCCGTCGCTGTTGCCGAGCAGCCAGGCGCGGCACATGGTGATGTCGCCCAACGCGCCGGAACGGACAAAGTCGATAGCGTCGACGAAATGCTGGACGCTGCGCTGCCACGAGCCGATCTGTACCACGCGCCCGTATTTCTTCGCGGCGTTGACCATGGCGCGGCCTTCGACGATGTTGTGCGAGATGGGCTTTTCACAGAAGACGTCCAGCCCCAGCTCGCAAGCGGAGATAAAGGGGATCGCGTGCCAGTGGTCGGGAGTGCCGATGTTGATCGCGTCGAGGTCTTTGTTATCGAGCAGATAGCGGAAATCTTTATGCGGTTTGGGGCGCATCGACTGGCGTTCTTCAAACTCGTTGTTAAATTTTTCGAGCTCGCGGGCGTCGACGTCGCAGGCGTCAGTGACGCGCACGTTGGGGACTTGGATCAGTTCGCGGGCGTTGTGTTTTCCCTGACCGCGTACGCCGATGCAGCCGATGTTGATGGTATCATTCGCGCCCAGCACCTTACCGGTGAACGGAGCCGAGGTCATGGCGGCGACAGTGAATCCAGCGGTTTTGGCGAAACGGCGCCGGGTGGGTTTGGATGTTTCCTTATTCGTGCTCATTCGCTTGCTCCTCGATAGGGTAATGTCTTTCCGAACCAATACGATCCTTTGAATGATGCGGGAAATCCTAGAAATAATTAAGGGGAATGACGGCGGGGGATTGAGTCATTTATTCTTCCTCTGATAGAACCTGCCTGCCGCAGGCGGGGGTAAGGATGCAATGACACGGAGTTTACATTTCAAGACAGTTGCTATCGGTCTTGGGTGAATTTCGAATTTGCTTCAAGGGCTGGCTTCATTTCATTCAGCCTTGGCTCGCCACCCAGTCAGAAATAAGTAATCGGGCCTACCTGATTTGACAGAAGCCGATAGTATGAAACCAGAGCAAACATAATGAGTAATAGCTGGAGAATTTAATGTTCAACGAAAAATTTTTGGAAGTCATAGAAAAAGAAGGCGTCGTTTCTATTGTCTCATGCGCGAATAATGAAGCGCATGTCTCAAACTCCTGGAACAGTTACCTTGTAATACCAAAAGATGGCACCCTCTTTATCCCTGCCTGGAAAATGAGAAAGACCGAGAAAAACATACAAAAGAATAACAAGGTATTACTCACCGTTGGGAGCAAAGAGGTCGTAGGGACTATGGGCCCGGGCGCGGGTTTTTTGGTCGAAGGTACTGCAAGATTCATATCTTCCGGCCCAGACTTTGATCTGATGAAAGAGAAGTTTTCTTTTGTTACCCGTGTTCTAGAAATTACCGTTAATTCGATTACACAAACGATATGAATTTTATTGAGGCTTTTTTTGACGCGGTCGGTTTGGTTGCGCTTTATTAAACCTCTATTTTTTAAGCGTTGATAATGGTGGGGCTTGGGTGTAACTCGATTCGCTTCAAAGGCTGGCTTCATTTCATTCAGCCTTGCCCTTGCCGCCCAACCGTAAAACGCGCGAGATATCATTTGCTCTCTCCTTGATGTATTCTCTTCCCGAATAATATAAAAAATATTTACGAAAGACAAGAGAATGGTGAGTTCGTCAATTTTACTGGATAGTCAGCCGGCGAGGCCGTGGGTGTTTATGGACGCGGGCGATACTTTCATCTATGGATACCCGACCTTCTACGAAGCGGTGCGCGACCGCTGGGGCGCGGTCGGTTCCGAAATCAGCCTCGATACCGTCAGACACGAAACCAACCATTTTTTCGCGAACAACCCCAAAGCCGAACTCACCTCGCAAGAACGCTTCGAGGTCTATTTCAAAACGCTCTACCGCCATGTGTTGACCGAACTCGGCTTCCCCGGCGTGATCGAAGACCACGTCGAAGGCCTGTGGCAGGAATGGGAAAGCGGACACCGCCTGCGCCTGTTCGACGACGCCCGCTCGGCGCTGGATATGCTCAAGCGGGCGCGCTTCAAACTGGGCGTCATTAGTAATTGGGACCTCTCGATGGAGCCGGTCATCGAACGCCTGGGCGTACGCGACCGCTTTAATGTTTTGGTGTGTTCCTGCAGAGTCGGCGTGGCCAAGCCTAACCCGGGCGTGTTTGAACATGCGCTCGATCAAGCAGGCGCGGCGCCGACCCAGGCGTGGTACATTGGCGATCAGGTTGAATATGACATCGCGCCCGCGAAGGCGCTGGGCATGAAAACCGCACTGGTCGATTATTACGGTAAGATCAAAGAGCAAGACCGCAATGAGGCGGATATCTATGCGCCGAGTTTGAGCCTCGCGGTTTCTGAAATCATGCGTGAAGAATTGGGGCGTTAAAAAAAGCATGAGCGCAATAGGGTGCGCTCATGCTATCATTTTTTCGACCGGTGTTCTTAATGAAAACTACCCTCGGCGTTGGTCCATAATCGCCATGCGGATGCGCTTTTTCTTGGCTTGCTCCGCGTCCTCTTGTTTGGACTCTTGAGGCGCTTCTTGCGCAGCGGGTGGTTGCGCAGCGCGTTCTTCCTTGGGCTGTTCGGTAGGAGCGACGCCTAGTGTTTCCTGCAATCCGCTGATGACGCCTTCGGTTTCTTTTTCTTTCTGAGTCAGGTACGAAATTTCACGTTGCACGGCTTCGAGCTCCGATTGGTTGGTGTCGAGTTGGGTTTCGCGCTGACCGAGTTGCGACTTGTAGGCGTCGACTTTTTCCTTCACGGTGCGTTGCAGCAACACCTTGAGGTTGTCGATTTTTTTGCGCAGGTCCTGGCTTTCTTCCTGCAAGACGCCTTCGCGCTGTACGGCGAGGTAGCGTTGTAGGCTGAGGATGCTTTTCTTTTTTTGCTGCAAGTCCAAGCGTACCGAATAGCCTTCGTTGGCGTCGTGTTGCAGGGCTTTGCTGATGCGGATGTAGCGCGGTTTCATGTTTGCCAGCGCTTGGGCCAGCGGCAGCGCATCTTTCGAGTGTCCGCTGCGTTGCATCTCGAGCAGTTCGGCCATTTTGCCTTCAAATTCGCCCA
The Candidatus Hinthialibacter antarcticus genome window above contains:
- a CDS encoding pyridoxamine 5'-phosphate oxidase family protein produces the protein MFNEKFLEVIEKEGVVSIVSCANNEAHVSNSWNSYLVIPKDGTLFIPAWKMRKTEKNIQKNNKVLLTVGSKEVVGTMGPGAGFLVEGTARFISSGPDFDLMKEKFSFVTRVLEITVNSITQTI
- a CDS encoding Gfo/Idh/MocA family oxidoreductase, with the translated sequence MSTNKETSKPTRRRFAKTAGFTVAAMTSAPFTGKVLGANDTINIGCIGVRGQGKHNARELIQVPNVRVTDACDVDARELEKFNNEFEERQSMRPKPHKDFRYLLDNKDLDAINIGTPDHWHAIPFISACELGLDVFCEKPISHNIVEGRAMVNAAKKYGRVVQIGSWQRSVQHFVDAIDFVRSGALGDITMCRAWLLGNSDGMGFHYPSQAPEGVDYDMWLGPAPFSLFQSNRFHWDWRWWFDFAGGQTADWGVHMMDIVCLAMGEWDPLEVSSFGDNFFIKDGRDTPDTQVAIFKFPSFVLHWEVRWGNGRGVDGFSAGHGAEWIGRNGQFGVNRGKWEVFPEGDRLGDKKPETINEIKESHQANFIDCMKTRNKPRSDIESMHKTTALCHLANISFRTGMKLEWDADREVITNEPSAMDCPQFQREYRAPWKLPMHKI
- a CDS encoding sigma-54 dependent transcriptional regulator; this encodes MNTATLNSSLRVLVVDDEPDMVTTLTQLLQQDGCSVDTACSAQEALTFLDTQGYDLVLSDLSMPGMDGVELLREVKTRNAAAEVVIITGYGTIHSAVEAMRVGAFNYLIKPVEPEEILAAAERVRRRLFVEPSEGVSASDGFRFHKLIGRSPRMRKIFSLIPKVARMHGSVLIQGESGAGKELVAQAIHVCSPRSKKRFVPIDCGALTETLLESELFGHKQGSFTGSTSDRVGMIESAHGGTLLLDEIGNSTAHLQSRLLRVIEEKMVRRIGENSSISVDVRILAASNIDLCDMVEKGNFREDLYYRLCGFVIDIPPLRERKEDIPLLVQHFIETNAELYDKIPTAFSAEAMDALMQYQWPGNVRELRVVVDRAVALAEGPIIDKKDLIFSRSFRTSAPPASGMNDFAPVIETPFYDAVETYERRYLEELLERTNGNISQASQLSGASRKTIREKGRKFGLL
- a CDS encoding HAD family hydrolase, which gives rise to MVSSSILLDSQPARPWVFMDAGDTFIYGYPTFYEAVRDRWGAVGSEISLDTVRHETNHFFANNPKAELTSQERFEVYFKTLYRHVLTELGFPGVIEDHVEGLWQEWESGHRLRLFDDARSALDMLKRARFKLGVISNWDLSMEPVIERLGVRDRFNVLVCSCRVGVAKPNPGVFEHALDQAGAAPTQAWYIGDQVEYDIAPAKALGMKTALVDYYGKIKEQDRNEADIYAPSLSLAVSEIMREELGR
- a CDS encoding HAMP domain-containing sensor histidine kinase; translation: MENAIKRVEMSQSTDASNGQHFEIHAQTLAQMEKLAAIGQLSSSVAHEMRNLLGVIRNAAFNIDRALPDCDPSLQRNLDMINRSVGRARQFIDNLLNLSRMPAGAEEVIDIGAAVGELLVLFYKEMEWRNIELVRHYETLCIFHIDRNRLQECILNLVINAIQSMDHDGILTVRVEPWRKGVRIQIEDTGCGIAPEMLSDIFNRFFTTKANGEGTGLGLTISKTLAHEMGGEIHVESTIGEGSVFTILLPLLSAASHAGPEPIKAPSLVKVK